One window of Rhodopirellula bahusiensis genomic DNA carries:
- a CDS encoding DUF58 domain-containing protein, whose translation MTDNGNASESPSDPPAPSRWLTIIVVCAIVVILGMVAGAGLWMTAAITVAAVVAIGNWVATQWSAGVVAVRLDSPEEGRDLEVVIGSLVPVTVEVTNQGKLPVAWVLAEDLIPRAATQQARQADGMAIDPRTTPLPIEGARLAVMALLPGQTKRIEYSVRCHRRGYFQIGPTVLETGDPVGMFRRYRLGARPMFVTVLPKVQLLSTYEIGSRRPIGEIKIRASSMTDPTRLRGIRQWQIGDPLRSVHWAATARTGILHSKVYEPSSVAGATIILDLHVDTNPDQHEPLRSDLTITTAASIAAALHDAGEPFGLATNGRDAADRIRTEGFRGDHRVRDASVKAASLKQLNERLRPVLVDVDRGPVHLKEMFRTLARLERTDGLTLAEFLVETESQLSSETTMLVMLQQATEADIAALVGLSRRGWAIAVVINTLDIDRYSRMAGPLLAERIHVSHLQDEDSIMDVCRAQMAR comes from the coding sequence ATGACGGACAACGGCAACGCATCGGAATCGCCATCCGATCCGCCCGCTCCTTCGCGTTGGCTGACAATCATCGTCGTGTGCGCGATCGTTGTCATTCTGGGTATGGTCGCCGGTGCTGGGTTGTGGATGACCGCCGCGATCACCGTGGCCGCGGTCGTCGCAATCGGCAACTGGGTCGCCACCCAGTGGTCCGCGGGAGTCGTTGCCGTTCGCTTGGACTCACCCGAAGAAGGCCGTGACCTCGAGGTCGTGATTGGATCACTGGTTCCGGTCACGGTCGAAGTCACCAACCAAGGCAAACTGCCCGTTGCCTGGGTCCTGGCCGAAGACCTGATCCCTCGCGCCGCCACACAACAAGCCCGCCAAGCCGACGGCATGGCAATCGATCCACGCACCACGCCGCTCCCCATCGAAGGCGCCCGTTTGGCTGTCATGGCGTTGTTGCCCGGCCAGACCAAACGAATCGAATACTCGGTACGTTGCCACCGTCGAGGCTACTTTCAAATCGGTCCAACGGTTCTGGAAACCGGCGACCCCGTCGGCATGTTTCGCCGTTATCGATTGGGAGCTCGACCGATGTTCGTGACCGTGCTTCCGAAAGTCCAACTGCTGTCGACTTACGAAATCGGTTCGCGTCGCCCGATCGGTGAAATTAAAATCCGAGCCTCTTCCATGACCGATCCCACGCGACTGCGAGGTATCCGGCAATGGCAGATCGGCGATCCTCTGCGTAGCGTTCATTGGGCCGCGACCGCTCGAACCGGGATCCTGCACAGCAAAGTCTACGAGCCCTCCTCGGTCGCCGGTGCGACGATCATTCTGGACTTGCATGTCGATACCAATCCCGATCAACACGAACCACTGCGAAGCGATCTGACGATCACCACCGCGGCTTCCATCGCCGCGGCACTGCACGACGCTGGCGAACCCTTTGGATTGGCCACCAACGGACGCGACGCAGCGGACCGGATCCGCACCGAGGGCTTTCGCGGCGACCATCGCGTACGTGATGCATCCGTGAAAGCAGCCTCGCTCAAACAACTTAATGAGCGATTGCGACCGGTGCTCGTGGATGTTGATCGCGGACCGGTTCACCTGAAAGAGATGTTCCGCACGCTAGCTCGACTGGAACGAACCGATGGTTTGACGCTGGCCGAGTTCCTGGTCGAAACCGAGTCGCAACTTTCCAGCGAGACAACCATGTTGGTGATGTTGCAACAAGCCACCGAAGCCGACATCGCGGCCTTGGTCGGACTGTCTCGTCGCGGTTGGGCGATCGCCGTCGTGATCAACACACTCGACATCGATCGATACTCTCGCATGGCCGGTCCG
- a CDS encoding AAA family ATPase — protein sequence MNSKATPPAAPRGDASPQPPTASKTSAPKSANNAPADVSAVAELSKRVIGNVENAIVGKRKQLVLSMVAWLSGGHILLEDVPGVAKTMLARALAKSLGCHFKRVQCTPDLLPTDVTGTSIFNQKNSEFEFRPGPVFTQILLADEINRATPRTQASLLEAMAEARVTVDGKSYTLNPPFLVIATQNPVDHEGTFPLPEAQLDRFLMRFSLGYPSIEEELRMLDLLQFKHPVDSMSAVATAEQLVAAQQAIRSVHVDPRVRHYLLQIVHQTRHNENLALGGSPRATIALFRCSQAMAAIRGRTFVTPDDVKKIIAPVMNHRLILRPESRLRKLTTEKVLEEILSEIAVPTISS from the coding sequence TTGAATTCCAAAGCGACCCCGCCAGCCGCTCCTCGTGGCGACGCCAGCCCTCAACCGCCAACCGCCTCGAAAACGTCCGCTCCGAAATCGGCGAACAACGCTCCCGCTGATGTTTCGGCCGTCGCGGAACTTTCCAAACGCGTCATCGGCAACGTCGAAAATGCGATCGTGGGCAAACGCAAACAGCTCGTCCTTTCGATGGTCGCTTGGCTCAGCGGAGGACACATTCTTCTCGAAGACGTTCCCGGTGTGGCCAAAACGATGCTCGCCCGAGCCCTCGCGAAAAGCCTCGGTTGTCACTTCAAACGAGTCCAGTGCACTCCCGATTTGTTACCCACCGATGTCACCGGCACATCGATCTTCAACCAGAAAAACTCCGAGTTTGAATTCCGCCCCGGCCCGGTGTTCACGCAGATTCTGCTCGCCGATGAAATCAACCGAGCCACGCCGCGAACCCAGGCCTCGTTGCTCGAAGCGATGGCGGAAGCCCGCGTCACGGTCGACGGGAAATCCTACACGCTAAATCCTCCGTTCCTCGTCATCGCCACTCAAAACCCCGTCGATCACGAAGGCACCTTCCCGCTGCCCGAAGCCCAACTCGACCGTTTCCTCATGCGTTTCTCGTTGGGTTACCCATCCATCGAAGAAGAGCTGCGGATGCTGGATTTGCTGCAGTTCAAACATCCGGTTGATTCGATGTCCGCGGTCGCAACCGCCGAACAATTGGTCGCGGCTCAACAAGCGATTCGATCCGTTCACGTCGACCCGCGAGTCCGCCACTATCTGCTTCAAATCGTTCACCAAACTCGGCACAACGAAAACTTGGCTCTCGGAGGCAGCCCTCGCGCGACGATCGCCTTGTTCCGATGCAGTCAAGCGATGGCGGCCATTCGCGGCCGAACGTTTGTGACCCCCGACGACGTCAAGAAAATCATCGCTCCCGTGATGAACCACCGTTTGATCCTGCGACCGGAAAGTCGACTTCGGAAGCTGACCACGGAAAAGGTGCTCGAGGAAATCCTCAGTGAAATCGCGGTGCCCACAATCTCATCATGA
- a CDS encoding response regulator gives MVDAGMIPTVLVTDDDADFRGVVCEALVRRGVKTEQAADGDEALRVIEKTAIHMVLLDVHMPRVTGLDVMRILSQRPNAMPYVLMSALMDEAIEREAARMRAYKILRKPVRLGKLREIVCGGLTETYGWLPPE, from the coding sequence ATGGTCGACGCTGGCATGATCCCAACAGTCTTGGTGACCGACGACGACGCCGATTTTCGCGGCGTGGTTTGCGAGGCTCTTGTGCGCCGTGGCGTGAAGACGGAACAGGCCGCTGACGGCGACGAGGCTCTGCGTGTCATTGAAAAGACCGCGATTCACATGGTGTTGCTCGACGTGCACATGCCGCGAGTGACGGGACTGGACGTGATGCGGATTCTTTCGCAACGTCCCAATGCAATGCCATATGTTTTGATGAGCGCTTTGATGGATGAAGCTATCGAGCGTGAAGCGGCCCGAATGCGAGCGTACAAAATTCTTCGTAAGCCGGTTCGTTTAGGCAAGCTTCGGGAAATCGTGTGCGGCGGTCTGACCGAGACTTATGGTTGGCTTCCACCGGAATGA
- the miaA gene encoding tRNA (adenosine(37)-N6)-dimethylallyltransferase MiaA, whose translation MQPDTRSQPFAPLFDDVIVLTGPTASGKTELALRVAETLASKTKGRQEIEILSLDAIAVYRGMDIGSAKPTPEQLTRAPHHLIDLVDPWDEFSVAEYLQSAHARIQDILKRGKLPMFVGGTPMYLKGVLRGFDAGPPADEAFRNAVEEDLRQHGISALRERLQQVDPLSAAKIDAGDSRRMIRALEFARATGTPISHRQLQFDSARSSDDGLVFALRVPRPILHQRIETRVDEMFAEGLVAEVQGLLALDQPLSKTSRQAVGYREIIEAIAAGDTPETAAEQVVFHTRRLARRQETWLRSFSEIRGLGSFEANSAPDIDQCVETMVETILSFGRGR comes from the coding sequence ATGCAACCTGACACGCGATCCCAGCCCTTTGCCCCATTGTTCGATGACGTGATCGTTCTGACCGGTCCGACCGCTTCGGGCAAAACAGAACTGGCCCTGCGGGTCGCGGAAACTTTGGCATCCAAAACGAAAGGCCGGCAAGAAATTGAAATCCTTTCGCTCGACGCCATCGCGGTCTACCGCGGCATGGACATCGGCTCGGCGAAGCCCACCCCCGAACAACTAACCCGAGCCCCCCACCATTTGATCGATTTGGTCGATCCCTGGGATGAGTTCAGCGTCGCCGAATATCTGCAATCCGCTCACGCGCGCATCCAAGACATTCTGAAACGGGGAAAACTTCCCATGTTTGTCGGTGGCACGCCGATGTACTTGAAAGGCGTTCTGCGTGGGTTCGATGCTGGCCCGCCTGCCGACGAAGCGTTTCGAAACGCAGTCGAAGAAGATCTGCGTCAACATGGAATTAGCGCACTCCGAGAACGATTGCAACAAGTCGATCCGTTGTCGGCGGCAAAGATCGATGCGGGCGACTCACGGCGAATGATTCGGGCACTCGAGTTCGCTCGTGCGACCGGAACACCGATCAGCCATCGCCAACTGCAGTTCGACTCCGCACGTTCCAGCGACGACGGTTTGGTCTTTGCACTTCGTGTGCCTCGTCCGATTCTGCATCAACGAATCGAAACACGCGTCGACGAGATGTTCGCGGAAGGTTTGGTTGCCGAGGTGCAAGGCCTATTGGCTCTCGATCAACCGCTCTCCAAGACATCACGCCAAGCGGTTGGCTACCGCGAGATCATCGAAGCGATCGCAGCGGGCGACACCCCGGAGACCGCGGCGGAACAAGTCGTCTTTCACACCCGGCGATTGGCTCGACGACAAGAAACCTGGCTGCGATCGTTCTCCGAAATTCGCGGCCTCGGATCCTTCGAGGCCAATTCGGCTCCGGACATCGATCAGTGTGTGGAAACGATGGTCGAAACCATCCTGTCATTCGGACGCGGACGCTGA
- a CDS encoding GNAT family N-acetyltransferase has translation MGMTYFRRYRMEMNLREWSGSWDAPDLAARGYEWVAFEEGLVREHAAAKFQSFRSEMDADVFPCLGRRDGCLRLMREISSRAAFVPEATWLIRYRDRPGGRPIPVGTIQGLDLDEWGAVQNLGVVPEHRGNGLGRLLMMRSASGFKSAGLKRMHLEVTTANTHAVRLYERIGFRQAKVVYKACEVAGV, from the coding sequence GTGGGCATGACTTACTTTCGCCGTTACCGCATGGAGATGAATCTGCGCGAGTGGAGCGGTTCTTGGGACGCACCTGATTTAGCCGCTCGCGGTTACGAATGGGTGGCGTTTGAAGAAGGATTGGTCCGCGAACATGCGGCGGCCAAATTTCAGTCCTTCCGCAGCGAAATGGACGCGGATGTGTTTCCTTGTCTTGGACGCCGCGACGGTTGCCTGAGATTGATGCGAGAAATTTCCAGTCGTGCCGCGTTTGTTCCGGAGGCGACTTGGTTGATTCGTTATCGAGATCGTCCGGGAGGCCGACCGATTCCTGTGGGCACCATCCAAGGGTTGGATCTGGATGAGTGGGGCGCGGTGCAAAACTTGGGCGTCGTCCCGGAACACCGCGGCAATGGCTTGGGCCGTTTGCTGATGATGCGATCCGCATCGGGGTTCAAATCCGCGGGGCTGAAACGCATGCACCTGGAAGTCACGACCGCAAACACGCATGCGGTTCGACTGTACGAGCGAATTGGATTCCGCCAAGCAAAAGTGGTCTACAAAGCTTGCGAAGTCGCAGGCGTTTGA